In one window of Pseudodesulfovibrio sediminis DNA:
- a CDS encoding MarR family transcriptional regulator, whose protein sequence is MRSFDDVLPVLKTLGRALEKYARIDKMPFDFGVGDPLFPAEIHMVSTVVTQGPFSVTELAQELGTTKGAVSQLTGRLLKKGLFTKEKDRHNGARVIISATELGRVAHSRHMEFHQKHDAQFMAFLQNLDDSSYQVVCSLSEEMDGWMGNYLK, encoded by the coding sequence ATGAGATCATTTGACGATGTGTTGCCGGTCCTGAAAACGCTGGGACGTGCTCTTGAAAAATATGCCCGTATTGACAAGATGCCGTTTGATTTTGGCGTTGGTGATCCTTTGTTTCCTGCTGAAATCCACATGGTTTCAACTGTTGTAACCCAGGGACCGTTCAGCGTTACGGAGCTTGCCCAGGAGCTGGGGACGACCAAGGGTGCTGTCTCCCAGTTGACCGGGCGACTGCTCAAGAAAGGGTTGTTTACCAAGGAAAAAGATCGGCACAACGGTGCGCGCGTCATTATCAGCGCCACGGAACTGGGCAGAGTGGCGCATTCCCGGCATATGGAGTTTCATCAAAAGCATGATGCGCAGTTCATGGCATTTTTACAGAATCTGGATGACTCTTCATATCAAGTGGTCTGTAGTTTGAGCGAAGAAATGGACGGATGGATGGGGAATTATTTGAAGTAA
- a CDS encoding methylglyoxal synthase gives MDTTRNIAVVAHDNCKDELLDFIDCNRGMLVQHHLIATGTTGRLVKSLLEKRAAESGDASHPVNVTRLKSGPLGGDQQLGAHIADGEVDILFFFWDPMEPQPHDVDVKALLRLAVLYNIPTASNRSSAEFLISSPFFDHEFTVKKGKYFEYADRELK, from the coding sequence ATGGATACAACGAGAAATATTGCAGTGGTGGCTCACGATAATTGCAAGGATGAGCTGTTGGATTTCATCGATTGCAATCGAGGCATGCTGGTCCAGCATCACCTCATCGCTACCGGTACAACCGGACGGCTGGTCAAATCACTGCTCGAAAAACGCGCTGCGGAATCGGGAGATGCGTCGCATCCCGTCAATGTCACCAGATTGAAATCAGGACCGTTGGGCGGCGATCAGCAGCTTGGTGCCCACATTGCCGACGGCGAGGTTGATATTCTGTTTTTCTTTTGGGACCCCATGGAGCCTCAACCGCATGATGTCGACGTGAAGGCGCTGTTGCGTCTGGCCGTGCTGTATAATATCCCCACGGCCAGCAACCGTTCGTCTGCGGAATTTCTTATTTCATCGCCGTTTTTTGACCATGAATTCACGGTCAAGAAAGGGAAGTACTTTGAATACGCCGATAGAGAGTTGAAGTAA